A genome region from Panthera uncia isolate 11264 chromosome A3 unlocalized genomic scaffold, Puncia_PCG_1.0 HiC_scaffold_11, whole genome shotgun sequence includes the following:
- the AAR2 gene encoding protein AAR2 homolog, with amino-acid sequence MAAMQMDPELAKRLFFEGATVVILNMPKGTEFGIDYNSWEVGPKFRGVKMIPPGIHFLHYSSVDKANPREVGPRMGFFLSLQQRGLMVLRWNAIREEVDLSPAPEAEVEAMRANLQELDQFLGPYPYATLKKWISLTNFISEATMEKLQPESRQICAFSEVLPVLSMKHTKDRIKQNLPRCGTECKSYQEGLARLPEMKPRAGTEIRFSELPTQTYPAGATPAEITRHSMDLSYALETVLSKQFPSSPQDVLGELQFAFVCFLLGNVYEAFEHWKRLLNLLCRSEEAMVKHHTLYINLISILYHQLGEIPADFFVDIVSQNNFLTSTLQVFFSSACSVAVDATLRQKAEKFQAHLTKKFRWDFEAEPEDCAPVVVELPEGVETG; translated from the exons ATGGCTGCCATGCAGATGGATCCTGAGCTTGCCAAGCGCCTCTTCTTTGAAGGGGCCACCGTGGTCATCCTGAATATGCCCAAGGGGACAGAGTTTGGCATCGACTACAACTCCTGGGAGGTGGGGCCCAAGTTCCGGGGCGTGAAGATGATCCCACCAGGCATCCACTTCCTCCACTATAGCTCTGTGGACAAGGCCAATCCCAGGGAGGTGGGGCCTCGTATGGGCTTTTTCCTTAGTCTGCAGCAGCGGGGGCTGATGGTCCTACGCTGGAATGCAATTCGAGAAGAGGTAGAcctgtccccagccccagagGCTGAGGTGGAGGCCATGAGGGCCAACCTCCAGGAGCTGGACCAATTCCTGGGACCTTACCCATATGCCACACTCAAGAAGTGGATCTCACTCACCAACTTCATCAGTGAGGCCACAATGGAGAAGCTGCAGCCTGAGAGCCGACAGATCTGTGCCTTCTCAGAGGTGCTTCCTGTGCTGTCCATGAAGCACACTAAGGACCGGATAAAGCAGAATCTACCTCGCTGCGGCACTGAGTGCAAAAGCTACCAGGAGGGCCTGGCCCGGCTGCCAGAGATGAAGCCCAGAGCCGGCACGGAGATCCGCTTCTCAGAGCTGCCCACACAGACATACCCGGCAGGTGCCACGCCAGCAGAGATAACCAGGCACAGCATGGACTTGAGTTATGCCTTGGAGACTGTGCTCAGCAAGCAAttccccagcagcccccaggaTGTGCTCG GTGAACTCCAGTTTGCATTTGTATGCTTCCTCTTGGGGAATGTGTATGAGGCATTTGAGCACTGGAAGCGGCTCCTGAATCTCCTGTGCCGGTCCGAAGAAGCCATGGTGAAGCACCACACCCTCTACATCAACCTCATCTCCATCCTGTACCACCAGCTCGGCGAGATCCCCGCTGACTTCTTTGTGGACATTGTCTCCCAGAACAACTTCCTCACCAGCACCTTACAG gttttcttttcctccGCCTGCAGCGTTGCCGTGGATGCCACCCTGAGGCAGAAAGCTGAAAAGTTCCAAGCTCACCTGACCAAGAAGTTTCGGTGGGACTTTGAGGCAGAGCCAGAGGACTGTGCCCCAGTGGTGGTGGAGCTCCCCGAGGGTGTGGAGACTGGCTAA